One window of the Eucalyptus grandis isolate ANBG69807.140 chromosome 6, ASM1654582v1, whole genome shotgun sequence genome contains the following:
- the LOC104448160 gene encoding LOW QUALITY PROTEIN: uncharacterized protein LOC104448160 (The sequence of the model RefSeq protein was modified relative to this genomic sequence to represent the inferred CDS: deleted 1 base in 1 codon) — MDSPQSVVSAYKSSVVEVEKQQPDFFVLNSGCFTKGIDANRKEAAGGNLESFVGSLEVFVHRARDIHNICIYHKQDVYAKVCLTSDPELAVSTKTINGGGQNPVFNDNLRLNVRTLECSLKCEIWMLSRVKNYLEDQLLGFALVPLSEVILKNGQLDKEFSLSSTDLFHSPAGFVHLSLSYTGASPEVMAIPAPPTVLSTEAPVQESQVAESDPCELDKIEFPDPNIVNENQMMVSEYFGISCDSLDSQNSESLVVSDENELSSELGVHAVESISTATVQSVLHPVRDSPPSSVSTNGVSSPSVPASSQSSDAPVASKYPSQEENSKPSKEQHVSTPKDQSVHSDDRDSASSVGGSSDSSAKPLVTVNMEPEQKVVQQDFVDMYMKSMQQFTESLAKMKLPMDIESEENSPASSTTPDQNLPSSKSNGSRVFYGSRAFF, encoded by the exons ATGGACTCGCCTCAGTCTGTTGTTTCGGCATATAAGAGTTCTGTTGTTGAGGTCGAGAAACAGCAGCCGGACTTCTTTGTCCTGAACTCTGGCTGTTTCACCAAGGGCATTGATGCCAACAGGAAGGAAGCTGCTGGTGGTAACTTGGAGAGCTTCGTCGGCTCCCTCGAGGTG TTCGTGCATCGGGCGAGGGACATCCATAACATCTGCATATACCACAAGCAAGATGTTTATGCTAAGGTTTGCTTGACCAGCGATCCTGAGCTTGCTGTGTCTACCAAAACCATTAATGGCGGTGGCCAAAATCCAGTCTTCAACGATAATCTTCGGCTCAATGTACGGACACTGGAGTGTTCCCTCAAGTGTGAAATTTGGATGCTGAGCAGGGTGAAGAATTATCTGGAGGATCAGTTGCTGGGTTTTGCTCTGGTGCCATTGTCCGAAGTCATCCTCAAGAATGGCCAGTTGGATAAggagttctctctctcttcaactgATCTCTTTCATTCCCCTGCAGGGTTCGTTCATTTGTCACTCTCTTATACTGGGGCTTCACCTGAAGTGATGGCTATTCCGGCTCCACCCACTGTTTTGTCCACTGAGGCACCTGTCCAAGAATCACAAGTAGCCGAATCGGACCCATGTGAGCTCGATAAGATCGAGTTTCCAGACCCAAATATTGTCAATGAGAATCAAATGATGGTTTCCGAGTACTTTGGCATCTCATGTGACAGCCTGGACTCTCAGAACTCTGAGAGCTTGGTTGTTTCAGATGAGAATGAGCTGAGTTCAGAATTGGGTGTTCATGCAGTAGAAAGCATCTCAACAGCTACGGTTCAGTCGGTCCTGCATCCAGTCCGTGATTCGCCCCCAAGCAGTGTCTCAACTAATGGGGTATCTTCTCCTTCAGTTCCTGCGAGCTCCCAGTCCTCAGATGCCCCAGTAGCTTCAAAGTATCCAAGTCAGGAAGAAAATTCGAAGCCTTCAAAAGAGCAGCATGTTTCAACCCCAAAAGATCAGAGCGTGCACAGCGATGATCGTGACAGTGCTTCCTCCGTTGGTGGATCGAGCGATTCTTCAGCAAAACCTCTTGTCACAGTAAACATGGAACCGGAGCAGAAAGTGGTGCAGCAGGATTTTGTGGACATGTACATGAAAAGCATGCAGCAGTTTACTGAGTCCTTGGCTAAGATGAAGCTTCCTATGGACATTGAGAGTGAGGAAAACAGCCCAGCAAGTTCGACGACTCCTGATCAGAACCTGCCGTCATCTAAGAGCAATGGTTCCCGCGTGTTC